One region of Qipengyuania sp. SS22 genomic DNA includes:
- a CDS encoding CDP-alcohol phosphatidyltransferase family protein — protein sequence MFDAKLRPLIDPPLNRIGRALAARGVTANMLTFAGLALGLAGAGAIALGQLAIGLALIIANRLLDGLDGAVARANRPTALGGYFDIVADFAFYVSVPMAFGFLDPANTQAALVLVAAFVLTGVSFLAFAVVAAERGEETRAHGRKSFFYSTGLAEGAETIAVFIVFALLPAWFVPIAYGYAGLCVLTVFQRSALAMMQFRD from the coding sequence ATGTTCGACGCCAAGCTGCGCCCGCTGATCGATCCGCCGCTGAACCGCATCGGACGCGCGCTGGCGGCGCGCGGCGTGACGGCAAACATGCTGACCTTCGCCGGGCTTGCGCTCGGGCTGGCGGGCGCTGGCGCGATTGCCCTTGGCCAGCTTGCAATCGGGCTGGCGCTGATCATCGCCAACCGGCTGCTCGACGGGCTCGACGGTGCCGTTGCGCGCGCCAACCGTCCCACTGCGCTGGGCGGCTATTTCGATATCGTCGCGGATTTCGCCTTTTATGTTTCGGTCCCGATGGCCTTTGGCTTCCTCGATCCCGCCAACACGCAAGCAGCCTTGGTGCTGGTCGCCGCATTCGTGCTGACCGGGGTCAGCTTCCTGGCCTTTGCGGTTGTCGCAGCCGAGCGCGGCGAAGAAACCCGTGCGCATGGCCGCAAGAGTTTCTTCTATTCCACCGGTCTTGCCGAAGGCGCGGAAACGATCGCGGTGTTTATCGTCTTTGCGCTGCTCCCGGCATGGTTCGTGCCGATCGCCTATGGTTATGCCGGACTATGCGTGCTGACCGTGTTCCAGCGCAGCGCGCTGGCAATGATGCAATTCAGGGATTGA
- a CDS encoding DUF1499 domain-containing protein yields the protein MTRSPWYSRLALVLALLLPVYFAIAALGTKFGLWSWQTGLLTMTIKAGPILLGIVALVALVALLATLLRKPRRGWLLALIALLVPLGIFAALGYVRGQAADIPPIHDIATDVANPPTLSQAAVDRRNASDANPLNDYTIPLGELDMWSQTDAPLANQSHAQVITQAYPDLASLPIGTTDREVAVAAVADAMEELGFVDVMADAAAGRVEGVAETFWFGFKDDMVVRIADGEVDFRSVSRVGVSDLGANVARIAKLRDAVAARLNP from the coding sequence ATGACACGATCGCCCTGGTACAGCCGCCTCGCCCTTGTCCTTGCGCTTCTGCTGCCGGTCTATTTCGCGATTGCCGCGCTCGGCACCAAGTTCGGGCTGTGGAGCTGGCAGACGGGCCTGCTGACGATGACGATCAAGGCGGGGCCAATCCTGCTCGGTATCGTCGCGCTGGTCGCGCTGGTGGCGCTGCTCGCCACGCTGCTGCGCAAACCGCGCCGGGGCTGGCTGCTTGCGTTGATCGCGCTGCTTGTGCCGCTCGGGATTTTCGCCGCGCTGGGTTATGTTCGCGGTCAGGCCGCGGATATTCCGCCGATCCACGACATCGCCACGGATGTCGCCAATCCTCCGACTCTCTCGCAAGCGGCAGTCGATCGCCGCAATGCGAGCGATGCCAACCCGCTCAACGATTATACCATTCCGCTCGGCGAACTGGACATGTGGTCGCAAACCGATGCGCCACTCGCGAACCAGTCGCATGCGCAGGTCATCACGCAAGCCTATCCCGATCTCGCATCGCTGCCCATCGGCACGACCGACCGCGAGGTGGCTGTTGCTGCCGTGGCAGACGCAATGGAAGAACTGGGCTTCGTGGACGTCATGGCCGATGCTGCAGCCGGGCGCGTCGAAGGCGTCGCGGAGACCTTCTGGTTCGGCTTCAAGGATGACATGGTGGTGCGCATCGCAGATGGAGAGGTCGATTTCCGTTCGGTCTCGCGCGTCGGGGTGAGCGATCTGGGTGCCAATGTGGCGCGGATCGCGAAGTTGCGCGACGCGGTCGCCGCGCGCCTCAATCCCTGA